From Proteus vulgaris:
AGGGTTTTCCTGATAAGGAAACATCTCTTCCGTTAGCTCAGGGGTATTGTAAAACAAATGTAACGCATTAATAAATAGCTGAGCACGAGGTGGCGTGTTTTTATCTCGTAAATAAGCAAGCACTTGTTCTCTGACCTTGTTTCTAAACTCATAGCGATCAGGCTCAAAGTTACCTTCTAGATTGTCACAACTGACATTAAAAGGATAACCCGCAGCTTGGCAAAATAACCAATCCAGTGCTTGAGGTTTAATTTCTACCGCCTCAAACTGCCCTTGC
This genomic window contains:
- a CDS encoding elongation factor P hydroxylase; the encoded protein is MSAHHYQQLIDIFNQCFSESFQTRLIKGDDEPIYLPANEETPYHQIIFAHGFYASALHEISHWCIAGAARRQQVDYGYWYCPDGRDETTQGQFEAVEIKPQALDWLFCQAAGYPFNVSCDNLEGNFEPDRYEFRNKVREQVLAYLRDKNTPPRAQLFINALHLFYNTPELTEEMFPYQENPLVN